One genomic region from Cardinium endosymbiont of Dermatophagoides farinae encodes:
- a CDS encoding ParB/RepB/Spo0J family partition protein produces the protein MQPTKGNRVLGRGLSALLQGPEGSADATDRFFKMINIASIAINPFQPRQDFNQETLNELSESIKLHGIIQPLTVRKVGHHTYQLIAGERRLRAAKLAGLEEVPTYIRTTDDLHMLEVALIENIQRESLNAIEIALSYQRLLTDCKLTQEALAERIGKDRTTVNNYLRLLKLPPDIQIALRDQKISMGHARALINLQTPEMQLSLLKKILEDALSVREVEKLVQDLSGANHLKKEAVKPQLNLSFKAKLKNTTTQLTRQFNTKVIIKADAQKQGEIKILFDSEEELGRIISIISNTK, from the coding sequence ATGCAACCTACAAAAGGGAATCGCGTCCTAGGCAGAGGGTTAAGTGCCCTGTTACAGGGGCCAGAAGGATCTGCTGATGCTACGGATCGTTTTTTTAAAATGATTAATATCGCATCGATTGCGATCAATCCTTTCCAGCCCCGGCAAGACTTTAACCAAGAAACGCTAAATGAATTAAGCGAGTCGATAAAATTACATGGAATTATACAGCCGCTTACTGTACGAAAAGTAGGCCATCATACCTACCAGTTAATAGCTGGAGAACGGCGATTGCGTGCTGCTAAATTAGCAGGCTTAGAGGAGGTGCCAACTTATATACGTACTACCGATGATCTGCATATGCTAGAGGTCGCACTTATTGAAAACATCCAACGGGAGTCATTAAATGCGATTGAAATTGCGCTGAGCTACCAACGTTTGTTAACAGACTGTAAACTAACGCAGGAAGCATTAGCAGAACGAATCGGAAAAGATAGAACCACTGTTAACAACTACCTTCGGTTGCTTAAATTGCCTCCTGATATTCAAATTGCACTGCGAGACCAAAAAATTTCTATGGGTCATGCAAGGGCCCTGATTAATCTGCAGACCCCAGAAATGCAGCTGAGCTTACTAAAAAAGATTCTAGAAGATGCCCTCTCTGTACGAGAAGTAGAAAAACTAGTGCAAGACCTATCTGGGGCCAACCATTTAAAAAAGGAAGCGGTTAAACCACAACTGAACCTTTCTTTTAAAGCAAAACTAAAAAATACAACTACGCAACTAACCAGGCAATTTAATACAAAAGTAATTATAAAAGCAGATGCACAAAAGCAAGGAGAAATTAAGATTCTATTTGATTCTGAAGAAGAACTAGGAAGAATTATCTCTATTATTTCGAATACAAAATAA
- a CDS encoding ParA family protein: protein MGKIVAIVNQKGGVGKTTTAINLAASLAILEKKTLLIDIDPQANATSGVGIKPEEVEHSIYECIVEAVDPKLLIQPTSIPNLDLLPSHINLVGAEVEMVNFKNREGRIRDALKPVTPTYDYIIVDCAPSLGLITINALTAADSLIIPVQCEYFALEGLGKLLNTTKIIQSRLNPNLEIEGILMTMYDARLRLANQIVAEVKKHFQSMVFKTIIPRNIKLSEAPSFGMPAIIYDSDSKGAISYLSLAEEITSNDSRTV from the coding sequence ATGGGAAAAATCGTAGCGATTGTAAATCAGAAAGGCGGTGTTGGCAAAACTACTACTGCTATCAACCTGGCAGCAAGTCTTGCTATATTAGAAAAGAAAACCCTACTTATTGATATTGATCCACAGGCAAATGCAACTTCTGGAGTGGGTATTAAGCCAGAGGAGGTGGAGCACAGCATCTACGAATGTATTGTGGAGGCTGTAGATCCTAAACTATTGATTCAACCAACTAGTATACCCAATCTAGATCTTTTGCCTTCACATATCAACTTAGTTGGTGCAGAAGTGGAAATGGTCAACTTTAAGAATAGGGAAGGCCGCATCAGAGATGCCCTAAAACCGGTAACGCCAACTTACGACTACATTATAGTGGATTGTGCGCCCTCCTTAGGTTTGATTACCATCAATGCGCTTACGGCTGCAGATTCTTTGATTATACCGGTTCAGTGCGAATACTTTGCATTAGAAGGGCTAGGGAAACTATTAAATACAACTAAAATTATCCAATCTCGGCTAAATCCTAATCTGGAAATAGAGGGTATATTGATGACGATGTATGATGCAAGACTCCGTCTGGCCAACCAGATTGTAGCAGAGGTCAAGAAGCATTTTCAAAGCATGGTCTTTAAAACCATTATTCCAAGAAATATTAAGTTAAGTGAAGCGCCAAGTTTTGGCATGCCAGCCATTATTTATGATTCGGATAGTAAAGGTGCAATTAGTTACCTTAGCCTTGCTGAAGAAATTACTAGTAACGATAGTAGAACAGTGTAA
- the ndk gene encoding nucleoside-diphosphate kinase, translated as MQGRYTFSMIKPDAVGANHIGAILAMIEKAGFTIDAISMLQLTQTAAEHFYAVHAARPFYKDLCSFIASGPVAAMVLEKADAVADLRKLMGATNPAEAAEGTIRKAFATSIDYNAIHGSDSDETAASEIAFFFPGRELLIQRRTIV; from the coding sequence ATGCAAGGAAGATACACATTTTCAATGATTAAACCTGATGCAGTTGGTGCCAATCATATTGGTGCTATTCTTGCTATGATTGAAAAAGCAGGTTTTACGATAGATGCAATCTCTATGCTTCAGTTAACCCAAACTGCTGCGGAACATTTTTATGCAGTCCATGCAGCACGCCCTTTCTATAAAGATTTATGTAGCTTTATAGCCTCCGGACCTGTAGCGGCTATGGTGTTGGAAAAAGCAGATGCAGTAGCCGATCTACGGAAGCTAATGGGCGCCACTAACCCAGCAGAAGCTGCTGAGGGTACCATTAGAAAGGCATTTGCTACTTCCATCGACTATAATGCTATTCATGGCTCAGATTCAGACGAAACAGCTGCATCAGAAATTGCCTTTTTCTTTCCTGGCCGTGAGCTGCTTATACAAAGAAGGACTATTGTATAG
- the lipB gene encoding lipoyl(octanoyl) transferase LipB, whose translation MQVVQNTKIAVKQLGLIDYQEALAAQEACYATIVDQKSGRFTVGSATEPPPAGYLLFCQHPPVYTLGRRGSIDDLLVDAAALQAQSIALYHVNRGGAITYHGPGQLVVYPIIDLEIFCRDIHRYLRLLEAAVIETLAYFNIASTRFPGLTGVWLKADKATKQLDRKICAIGIRVSRWVTMHGLALNVNNDLTPFWQIIPCGLPKAVTSMQQELSKPVAVVTVSDVLEQIIIGKLSYV comes from the coding sequence ATGCAAGTGGTACAAAATACAAAAATAGCTGTAAAACAGTTGGGTTTAATAGATTACCAAGAAGCATTGGCAGCTCAGGAGGCTTGCTATGCAACCATTGTGGATCAAAAATCTGGGCGTTTTACCGTTGGGTCAGCTACGGAACCGCCACCTGCTGGTTATTTGCTTTTTTGTCAGCATCCTCCTGTATATACCTTGGGGCGAAGGGGATCTATCGACGATTTGTTAGTAGACGCAGCTGCCTTACAAGCGCAGTCGATTGCCTTATATCATGTCAATAGGGGTGGAGCGATTACCTATCATGGGCCAGGCCAGTTGGTGGTCTATCCTATTATTGATTTGGAAATTTTTTGTAGGGATATACATCGTTACCTTCGACTGCTCGAAGCGGCTGTTATAGAAACATTGGCCTATTTCAATATTGCATCAACCCGTTTTCCTGGGTTAACCGGTGTATGGTTGAAAGCAGATAAAGCTACCAAGCAGCTCGATCGGAAAATTTGTGCCATTGGCATTAGGGTAAGCAGATGGGTGACCATGCATGGATTGGCCCTGAATGTAAATAATGATTTAACCCCTTTTTGGCAAATTATACCTTGTGGTCTGCCTAAAGCGGTAACATCTATGCAACAAGAATTAAGTAAACCTGTTGCTGTAGTTACGGTATCAGATGTTTTAGAACAAATTATTATAGGAAAGTTAAGTTATGTGTAA
- the rsmA gene encoding 16S rRNA (adenine(1518)-N(6)/adenine(1519)-N(6))-dimethyltransferase RsmA, whose product MLPSIKIKKSLGQHFLRDDAVSSQIVNLLTDESLIGTVVEVGPGRGSLTDLLVCKAIANLYLVEVDRELIPYLKKRYPQLNGRIIAADFLALSLTEQFQGARLTIIGNFPYNISSQILFKILDNRYVVNEVVGMVQKEVAQRIAAKPGSKVYGMLSLFLQAFYTIEYHFTVPLHLFLPPPKVDSAVITMHRNGVAKLPCDEQLFFQIVKSGFQQRRKKLQNALRAFNISNISCPDLLSKRAEELSVAEFVTLTNALGAGR is encoded by the coding sequence ATGCTACCTTCTATAAAGATTAAAAAATCATTGGGGCAGCATTTTTTAAGAGACGATGCTGTGTCCAGTCAAATAGTTAATCTATTAACAGATGAAAGCCTTATAGGTACGGTAGTTGAAGTAGGACCTGGTAGGGGGAGCCTTACAGACTTATTGGTCTGTAAGGCTATTGCTAATTTATACCTTGTAGAGGTAGATAGGGAGCTTATACCTTATCTAAAAAAGAGATATCCTCAATTAAATGGTAGAATTATAGCGGCAGATTTTTTAGCTTTATCCCTAACAGAACAGTTTCAAGGTGCACGGTTGACTATTATTGGCAATTTTCCCTATAATATTTCTTCTCAAATTTTGTTTAAAATTTTAGATAACCGTTATGTGGTAAATGAAGTAGTAGGCATGGTTCAGAAGGAAGTAGCACAACGAATAGCTGCTAAACCAGGTAGTAAGGTGTATGGTATGCTTAGTCTGTTTTTACAAGCATTCTATACCATAGAATACCATTTTACAGTGCCTCTGCACCTCTTTCTGCCGCCTCCTAAGGTCGACTCTGCGGTTATTACCATGCATCGCAATGGTGTAGCAAAACTGCCATGTGATGAGCAACTATTTTTTCAAATAGTTAAAAGTGGTTTCCAGCAACGTCGGAAAAAGTTGCAAAATGCTTTGCGCGCTTTTAATATATCCAATATATCTTGTCCTGATTTGTTAAGTAAACGTGCAGAAGAACTAAGTGTAGCTGAATTTGTAACGCTGACCAATGCGTTGGGAGCTGGCCGTTAG
- a CDS encoding sodium:solute symporter family protein yields MILYNIPLLMVLAFLLLTLMVGLYVSKQATTFRQYAVGNKRFHTTSLVVTILATIFGGGALMREVPKVYEFGIHRIAFLFTMPVTFWIISLLGLRMGPFMAHLSIAETIGSVYGRYPRVIAALLGICFSIGVVAIQINVMSAAIGMCIGSIDPRIVTVLATLILIVYSMFGGVRAITITDILQFATFTIILPLVIKFVFVKTDQSFLEIILFLQKQEKFQFSRLFHFDKKLMKLVFDDLCMIFILAPSVLQKVYMASGPIQVYKVFLRTTLFSVIITACIVSIGLLAFVGAPILSVTEIWPYILADISPAYTGCLVICLLGMTMSTADSSLHAAAIMVSHDMVESIRGVKTVPYMHQLRLAKLTVLVAGLLAMVVTVYYPNLFELSSFVFSFFISFFIGAVTPLFILAVFGFRGSTCTALIGMAMAILVDLALENFIKPKVGVGFEFFPAVANGLAMMAAHYLLPQPADKGWIGRNDQQKRMQQLIRAFKKYKKSIDLE; encoded by the coding sequence ATGATATTATATAATATCCCTCTTCTAATGGTATTGGCCTTTTTATTGTTGACCCTAATGGTAGGTCTCTATGTTAGCAAACAGGCAACTACGTTTCGACAATATGCTGTGGGTAATAAGCGGTTTCACACGACGAGCTTAGTGGTTACAATATTGGCTACAATCTTTGGAGGAGGTGCCCTGATGCGTGAAGTACCCAAGGTCTATGAATTTGGTATCCATCGCATAGCCTTTTTATTTACCATGCCAGTAACTTTTTGGATAATCAGTCTACTGGGGCTGCGTATGGGGCCATTTATGGCGCATCTTTCTATTGCAGAGACGATAGGTAGCGTATATGGTAGGTATCCAAGAGTGATTGCTGCGCTATTAGGTATCTGTTTTTCTATTGGTGTTGTGGCCATTCAGATCAATGTAATGTCCGCTGCTATTGGCATGTGTATAGGTTCGATTGACCCTCGTATCGTGACTGTACTGGCTACCTTAATCCTTATTGTCTATTCTATGTTTGGGGGTGTTCGTGCCATTACTATTACTGATATATTGCAATTTGCAACCTTTACTATTATTCTTCCCCTTGTCATTAAGTTTGTATTTGTAAAAACAGATCAGTCATTCTTAGAAATTATATTGTTTTTGCAAAAACAAGAAAAATTTCAGTTTAGTAGACTCTTCCATTTTGATAAAAAATTAATGAAACTTGTTTTTGATGATCTATGTATGATATTTATTCTAGCCCCCTCAGTGCTACAAAAGGTGTATATGGCTTCTGGTCCGATTCAAGTCTACAAGGTTTTTTTGCGTACAACGCTTTTTAGTGTTATTATAACGGCCTGTATCGTGTCAATTGGTCTGCTTGCTTTTGTAGGAGCTCCAATACTATCCGTAACAGAAATTTGGCCATATATTCTGGCTGATATATCACCTGCCTATACAGGATGTCTGGTCATTTGCTTATTAGGGATGACCATGTCCACAGCTGATTCCAGCTTACATGCTGCTGCCATTATGGTGAGCCATGATATGGTGGAAAGCATTCGGGGTGTAAAAACAGTCCCCTATATGCACCAGCTTCGACTGGCTAAATTAACTGTACTAGTTGCTGGTCTACTCGCTATGGTCGTAACGGTTTATTATCCTAACCTATTTGAGTTAAGCAGTTTTGTGTTTAGCTTTTTTATTTCTTTTTTTATAGGCGCAGTAACGCCTCTTTTTATTTTAGCTGTTTTTGGTTTTCGGGGTAGCACGTGTACAGCTTTAATCGGAATGGCTATGGCTATACTTGTTGATTTGGCTTTGGAAAATTTTATTAAACCTAAAGTAGGCGTAGGCTTCGAGTTTTTTCCAGCAGTAGCCAATGGATTGGCTATGATGGCTGCGCATTATCTATTGCCCCAACCGGCTGATAAAGGGTGGATTGGGCGAAATGATCAACAGAAAAGAATGCAGCAGCTGATACGCGCGTTTAAAAAATATAAAAAAAGCATAGACTTGGAATAA
- a CDS encoding AAA family ATPase, with product MDSKKGDKGLRNEDQQEIAARGVRIPIGKSSAKQMIEAGFYTDKTDYISKLFEDEGTYYFFIRPRRFGKSLLLDTIDQIVKGNKRLFKGCNIYKHKTYKWKKYPVIWLNFSELVSKEPDLLEKELQYKLLEVANKYGFNELKAPSLNTKLGELINILGRLQEGYEPTPIILIDEYDSPLISCEKEQYEAVLSVLSSFFKVLKARQKDCKFIFVTGVTKFHLSGLTSGANSANDISLHEDYAEMLGYTEDDIEKLFFNDKQVYLNEVISSLQENWGKSDNYTDEQLKQELKDYYNGYCFSRNKSTKRMYNPDSILKFFRDRSFGNYWSNSGHPAILLQQIKNNIDRFTIPWDQSSFSINQLDFESLAGAISEIALFPLMYQTGYLTLDPNGFKEDTRADKNPMDYYLKFPNQEVQSSLKLTLSRFIIQKQQETGIAYSTSILDALRNEKWCGFLNLIKGACLAKAGYHFLDKTERSFQGALYSFLNGVFHTTQGMQVNAELASGSGRLDIALEDKLHQTAYIFELKVGKSVSEALQQIYDKDYSMTFNTCYKKVCVGLKYDPVRLNITEAAIEVHQYDEQHTFQVMPRKNFAVNSVGYFQEVASKGIEA from the coding sequence ATGGATTCTAAAAAAGGAGATAAAGGATTAAGGAACGAGGATCAACAAGAAATTGCTGCCAGAGGTGTACGCATTCCTATTGGAAAATCTAGCGCCAAACAGATGATAGAGGCTGGCTTTTATACAGATAAAACTGATTATATTTCTAAACTATTCGAAGATGAGGGAACGTACTACTTCTTTATAAGACCACGCAGATTTGGTAAATCTCTACTACTAGATACCATAGACCAAATAGTTAAAGGAAATAAAAGATTATTTAAAGGTTGTAATATTTATAAGCATAAAACCTATAAGTGGAAAAAATATCCAGTCATTTGGTTGAATTTTTCAGAGTTAGTTTCTAAAGAGCCTGACTTATTGGAAAAAGAACTTCAATATAAGCTTTTAGAAGTTGCAAATAAATATGGCTTCAATGAACTAAAAGCGCCTTCACTTAACACAAAACTGGGTGAACTAATCAATATCCTAGGAAGGCTTCAAGAAGGTTACGAACCTACTCCCATTATTCTAATCGATGAATACGACAGTCCATTAATCTCTTGTGAAAAAGAGCAGTATGAAGCGGTACTTTCTGTTCTTAGTTCGTTTTTCAAAGTTTTAAAAGCACGTCAGAAGGACTGTAAATTTATTTTTGTAACAGGCGTAACTAAATTTCATTTATCTGGACTTACATCAGGTGCTAACTCTGCCAATGATATATCATTGCATGAGGATTATGCAGAGATGTTGGGATATACGGAAGATGATATTGAAAAGCTATTTTTTAACGATAAACAGGTATATCTTAATGAAGTAATAAGCAGTCTACAGGAAAACTGGGGTAAATCAGACAACTATACAGATGAACAATTAAAGCAAGAATTAAAAGATTATTATAATGGCTACTGTTTTAGCCGAAATAAGAGTACTAAGCGGATGTATAATCCAGACTCTATATTAAAATTCTTTAGAGATAGATCATTTGGTAACTATTGGTCCAACTCTGGTCATCCTGCTATCTTACTACAACAAATAAAAAACAATATCGATAGATTTACGATCCCTTGGGATCAATCCAGCTTTTCGATCAATCAGCTAGACTTTGAAAGCTTAGCAGGCGCTATTTCCGAAATAGCCTTATTCCCATTAATGTACCAAACAGGTTATCTTACCCTAGATCCTAATGGATTTAAAGAAGACACACGAGCAGATAAAAATCCAATGGACTACTATTTAAAGTTTCCTAATCAGGAAGTTCAATCCTCATTAAAGTTAACATTATCCAGGTTTATAATTCAAAAACAACAAGAAACAGGAATAGCATATAGCACTTCTATTTTAGATGCATTAAGAAATGAAAAGTGGTGTGGCTTTTTAAATCTTATTAAGGGAGCTTGCTTAGCTAAAGCAGGCTACCATTTTCTAGATAAAACAGAAAGGAGTTTTCAGGGTGCTTTATATTCCTTTTTAAACGGTGTTTTTCATACCACGCAAGGCATGCAAGTGAATGCTGAGCTAGCTAGTGGGTCAGGCCGTTTGGATATTGCGCTAGAGGATAAACTACACCAAACTGCTTACATTTTTGAGTTAAAAGTAGGCAAGTCAGTTTCAGAAGCTTTGCAGCAAATCTACGATAAAGATTACAGCATGACCTTCAACACATGCTATAAAAAAGTATGCGTAGGCTTAAAATATGATCCTGTAAGACTTAATATTACAGAAGCAGCTATTGAAGTACATCAATACGATGAACAACATACTTTTCAGGTGATGCCACGTAAAAACTTTGCGGTTAATTCCGTTGGTTATTTTCAAGAAGTAGCATCAAAAGGTATAGAAGCCTAA
- a CDS encoding bactofilin family protein yields MFNNKIKNANPVTISNIIGQGSHLEGNISTTGNLRIEGKVTGSIKTKAKVVLSHTAQIEGNIVAHNAEIGGEVKGTIEVVELLVLKSTATVWGDIVSSKLVFEEGACFDGKCKMGKEHKAIHDYNLDNPTDLSAKARTVEYTTSNIENLPSSKSITP; encoded by the coding sequence ATGTTCAATAACAAAATAAAAAATGCAAATCCTGTAACCATTAGCAACATTATAGGTCAGGGATCTCACTTAGAAGGCAATATAAGCACCACAGGCAATTTACGTATAGAGGGTAAGGTAACAGGCAGTATCAAAACAAAAGCAAAAGTAGTGTTAAGCCATACTGCTCAGATAGAAGGCAATATTGTAGCACACAATGCTGAAATTGGTGGAGAAGTAAAAGGGACAATAGAAGTGGTAGAATTGCTTGTGCTGAAATCAACTGCAACCGTATGGGGCGATATTGTTTCCAGTAAGCTGGTTTTTGAAGAGGGCGCTTGTTTTGATGGGAAATGTAAAATGGGTAAGGAACATAAAGCGATACATGACTATAACTTAGATAACCCTACTGATCTATCTGCTAAGGCTAGAACTGTTGAATATACCACAAGCAATATAGAAAATCTACCATCATCCAAATCCATAACACCTTAA
- a CDS encoding M23 family metallopeptidase: MNGSLRTHRRFLDYFERRYQLVIRNVENFAEHITPPFSYATIITLLLSWLCISFGLSLWLAKTALARWMNPIYIETENQKKILSLARTVETFEKQFTSQTAFIATLQKIIRGKSKHPLAHTPPPSTPEPTETVSRTEPSAAATNQKQPTNNRSPLLFPPINGMVTKSFHKEGNHYGVDIVAKEKDPIKATSAGVVIFSDWSVDTGWVVVIQHYNNVVSIYKHCAILFKKVGNLVRAGDVIALMGNSGEISTGPHLHFELWSEGVALNPEDYINF; encoded by the coding sequence ATGAATGGATCATTGCGTACCCATAGAAGATTTCTGGATTATTTCGAACGTAGGTATCAGCTGGTTATTCGAAATGTTGAAAATTTCGCCGAGCATATAACGCCTCCTTTTAGCTATGCAACCATCATTACACTATTGCTATCGTGGTTATGTATCAGTTTTGGTCTTAGCCTGTGGCTGGCTAAAACTGCTTTAGCCAGATGGATGAACCCTATCTATATAGAAACAGAAAATCAAAAAAAAATACTTTCCTTAGCACGTACAGTAGAAACGTTCGAAAAACAATTTACATCCCAAACAGCCTTTATTGCTACCCTTCAAAAAATCATTCGAGGAAAATCTAAACACCCCCTAGCCCATACACCCCCTCCGAGTACTCCAGAACCAACAGAAACCGTCTCACGGACTGAGCCATCTGCAGCAGCAACCAATCAGAAGCAACCTACCAACAATAGATCACCTCTATTGTTTCCGCCTATTAACGGAATGGTTACAAAATCATTCCATAAGGAAGGCAATCATTATGGCGTTGATATTGTAGCAAAAGAAAAAGATCCCATTAAAGCCACATCAGCTGGCGTCGTGATTTTTTCTGATTGGTCGGTCGATACGGGATGGGTTGTTGTCATTCAACACTATAACAACGTTGTTTCAATCTATAAACATTGTGCTATTTTATTTAAAAAAGTTGGTAACTTGGTTAGAGCAGGTGACGTAATCGCCCTTATGGGCAACTCCGGAGAAATTTCTACGGGGCCTCATCTGCACTTTGAGCTTTGGAGCGAAGGCGTTGCACTAAACCCTGAAGATTACATTAATTTCTAG
- a CDS encoding RING finger protein, protein MLAGCTNIVQKDYSNATDHAIAINSPVKPTTATTAASPKENQNSSAPRTPPNVDAAIFGVKVAAGFTTVLFGTSLALFAYTDDLPYVKRSLIVSTGLVFIACSGYIYSLFYNSKASDKQTQHFVQAMKEKQDVQPRENEECPICLEPGNSNQPLYPLPDCPCPSHYLHIDCIITYIQATPLRLLNCPVCRVKMDMNVDINKSLTKRHVAA, encoded by the coding sequence ATGTTAGCAGGATGTACAAATATAGTTCAAAAAGATTATAGTAATGCTACTGATCATGCTATTGCTATTAATTCCCCTGTTAAGCCTACTACTGCTACTACTGCTGCGTCTCCTAAGGAAAATCAGAACTCGTCCGCTCCAAGGACTCCGCCTAATGTTGATGCTGCTATCTTTGGGGTTAAGGTTGCTGCTGGTTTTACTACTGTTTTGTTTGGTACTTCTCTTGCTTTATTTGCTTATACTGATGATCTGCCTTATGTTAAGCGCTCGCTTATTGTTTCTACTGGCCTGGTTTTTATTGCTTGCTCAGGTTATATATATAGTCTTTTTTATAATAGCAAAGCCTCCGATAAGCAGACTCAACACTTCGTGCAAGCAATGAAAGAGAAGCAAGACGTACAACCTCGTGAAAATGAAGAATGCCCGATATGTCTTGAGCCTGGTAACAGTAACCAACCTCTATATCCACTTCCAGATTGCCCTTGCCCCTCCCACTATCTTCATATAGACTGCATTATAACATACATCCAAGCTACACCTTTGCGCCTTTTGAACTGCCCCGTCTGTAGGGTAAAGATGGATATGAATGTAGATATTAATAAAAGCCTAACCAAAAGACATGTCGCTGCTTAA
- the pssA gene encoding CDP-diacylglycerol--serine O-phosphatidyltransferase, with the protein MKKYIPNCLSVLNLISGAIGTLLALNGHLVYAGYSIFIGACFDFLDGFVAKLLCAQSAFGKQLDALADLITFGMLPGAILYMLIKTYESCPYRPYAALLIVVFAALRLAKFNVDPKQVDRFIGLPTPASAIIVATLPIMLARALYPHLVHGLTQPLVLPLLTMLLSYLLVSNIPFLAFKFQGFSFQANRSRYFLIALGALLIAAMHIEGLFCSVWLYILYALCSAKKR; encoded by the coding sequence ATGAAAAAATATATTCCAAATTGTTTATCTGTTTTAAACCTAATCAGTGGTGCAATAGGTACCCTATTGGCTCTAAATGGGCACTTGGTCTATGCTGGTTATAGCATTTTTATAGGTGCTTGTTTTGATTTTTTAGATGGTTTTGTAGCGAAATTGCTTTGTGCGCAGTCTGCCTTTGGCAAGCAGTTAGATGCATTAGCAGATCTTATTACATTTGGTATGTTGCCTGGGGCTATCCTTTATATGTTGATTAAAACATATGAAAGCTGTCCTTATCGTCCTTATGCAGCTTTGTTAATCGTTGTCTTTGCTGCACTTAGGTTGGCTAAGTTTAATGTGGATCCCAAACAAGTAGATCGATTTATAGGGTTGCCCACACCAGCTAGTGCCATCATAGTAGCTACATTGCCTATTATGTTAGCGCGTGCCCTTTATCCGCACTTGGTGCATGGGCTCACGCAACCCCTGGTGTTGCCTTTGCTAACCATGCTACTTTCTTATCTATTGGTTTCCAATATTCCATTTTTAGCTTTTAAATTTCAAGGGTTTTCTTTTCAAGCGAATAGGTCTCGTTACTTTTTAATAGCGTTAGGTGCATTATTAATAGCTGCTATGCATATTGAAGGACTTTTTTGTAGTGTGTGGCTATATATATTATACGCTTTATGCAGTGCCAAGAAAAGATAG
- the trpS gene encoding tryptophan--tRNA ligase, translated as MKKKILTGDRPTGGLHLGHYIGSLQNRVKLQTEYDQYILVADLQALTDHFDHPEKVTQNIVEIAKDYLSVGIDPDQTTIFIQSQIPEIAALTIYYLNLVTLGRLSRNPTVKAEMQQKGYNETVPVGFFCYPISQAADITLFQAELVPVGADQLPMIEQTNEIVRRFNRIYHTNALKECKAILSTTSRLVGIDGKSKSSKSLGNAIALADPPEVIKQKVFQMYTDPDHIKASDPGRVEGNVVFSYLDAFHYDQEAVEVLKAHYRRGGLGDVVIKNILNDSLQLLLAPIREKRNGLDAKMVKAMLHQGTEKAAQLAKGTIAMVREAMGITAF; from the coding sequence ATGAAAAAGAAAATCTTAACGGGTGATAGGCCAACGGGGGGGCTCCATTTAGGTCATTATATTGGCTCTTTACAAAATAGAGTCAAGCTACAAACTGAGTATGACCAGTATATCCTAGTGGCGGATCTACAAGCATTAACCGATCATTTTGATCATCCAGAAAAAGTTACCCAAAATATTGTTGAAATTGCCAAGGATTATTTAAGTGTTGGGATTGACCCTGACCAAACAACCATTTTCATTCAATCTCAGATACCAGAAATTGCAGCATTAACCATTTATTATCTAAACCTTGTTACCTTGGGTAGGTTAAGCAGAAATCCTACTGTAAAAGCTGAAATGCAGCAAAAAGGATACAATGAGACTGTTCCGGTTGGTTTTTTTTGTTATCCTATTAGTCAAGCGGCAGATATTACCCTATTTCAGGCGGAGTTGGTACCAGTTGGGGCGGATCAACTACCCATGATTGAGCAAACCAATGAAATTGTTAGGCGTTTTAATAGAATCTATCACACCAACGCTTTAAAAGAATGTAAGGCTATTTTAAGTACAACCTCCAGATTAGTCGGTATAGATGGAAAATCCAAGTCCAGTAAGTCACTGGGCAATGCCATTGCGCTTGCTGATCCACCAGAGGTGATCAAACAAAAAGTCTTTCAAATGTATACAGATCCTGACCATATTAAAGCCAGTGACCCTGGCCGTGTAGAAGGGAATGTTGTATTTAGCTATTTGGATGCCTTTCATTATGATCAGGAAGCTGTGGAAGTTTTAAAAGCCCACTACAGGCGTGGTGGATTGGGAGATGTAGTCATTAAAAATATATTAAACGACAGTTTGCAACTTTTATTGGCACCCATTAGAGAAAAAAGGAATGGTTTGGATGCTAAAATGGTAAAAGCAATGCTCCATCAAGGCACCGAAAAAGCAGCTCAACTGGCTAAGGGAACGATAGCAATGGTACGAGAAGCCATGGGTATTACCGCTTTTTAG